GCTTTCAGCTCTTACGCTTGCCATTTCAATATCAGCTTCATAAACAGGGCCGTCAGGAGTAACGATATTGACTTTTAAGGTCTTCATGCTTTTAACCTCCTAGGACGGTTTATACTTCTACACCCATATTTTTCGCATTCTCAATGACGTCCTCAATCCCGCCGACAAGACGGAATGCATCTTCCGGAAGATGATCATATTTGCCTTCAAGAATGGCTTTAAATCCTGCTACTGTATCTTTTACTTGTACGTAAGATCCTTTTTGTCCGGTAAACTGCTCGGCTACGTGGAAGTTTTGCGACAAGAAAAACTGGATTCTGCGCGCACGTTGAACGACAAGCTTGTCTTCATCAGAAAGCTCATCCATGCCAAGAATCGCAATAATGTCTTGCAGTTCTTTATAGCGCTGGAGAGTCTGCTGCACCCTGCGAGCCACTTCATAATGCTCTTCACCGACAATTTCGGGAGAAAGCGCTCTTGAAGTCGAAGCAAGCGGATCAACTGCTGGGTAAATACCCATTTCTGATAATTTACGTTCTAGGTTTGTCGTTGCATCCAAGTGAGCAAACGTCGTAGCCGGAGCCGGGTCAGTATAGTCATCGGCAGGTACATAGATCGCTTGGATCGACGTAACAGAACCTACGTTTGTTGAAGTAATCCGTTCTTGCAGCTGTCCCATTTCTGTCGCAAGCGTAGGCTGATAACCAACGGCAGAAGGCATACGGCCTAGCAGGGCAGAAACTTCAGAGCCAGCTTGTGTAAAGCGGTAAATGTTGTCGATAAAGAACAGTACATCCTGTCCTTGTTCATCACGGAAATGTTCAGCCATTGTCAAGCCCGTTAAAGCTACACGCATACGTGCTCCAGGAGGCTCGTTCATTTGGCCGAATACCATCGCTGTTTTTGTAATAACGCCTGAATCGCTCATTTCGTGGAAAAGATCATTTCCTTCACGAGTACGCTCTCCGACGCCGGCAAATACAGATATTCCGCCGTGCTCTTGAGCGATGTTGTTAATTAACTCTTGGATTAATACCGTTTTACCTACACCGGCTCCGCCAAATAAGCCGATTTTACCGCCCTTGATGTAAGGAGCCAGCAAGTCAACGACTTTAATGCCGGTTTCAAGAATCTCAACCTCAGTAGATAGCTGATCAAATGCCGGAGCTTGTCTGTGGATCGGATCTTTTTTTACATCCGCTCCAACTGGTTCATCTAAATCAATGTTTTCACCTAATACATTGAACACACGGCCGAGTGTTGCGTTTCCGACCGGTACAGAGATTGGAGCTCCCTGGTCAGCTACTTCCATTCCGCGAGTAACTCCATCCGTAGAATCCATCGCAATCGCGCGAACGGAATCATCACCCAAATGAAGGGCAACTTCTAATGTTAATTCAATACTTTGTTCATTTTCACTTTGAGCTTTATGTGAAATTTTTAGTGCGTTATAGATATCAGGCAGATGACCGTCTTCAAATGTTACGTCGACGACAGGTCCCATCACCTGGCTTACACGTCCTTTATTCATCGCTTTCCCTCCTATCAAACTACGGCTATTCTAAAGCAGCTGCACCGCCGACGATTTCTGTAATCTCTTGAGTAATCGCTGCTTGGCGTGCGCGGTTGTATGAAAGTGTAAGAGAATCAATAATCTCTTTTGCATTGTCGGTAGCGTTTTTCATCGCCGTCATTCTTGCTGCATGCTCACTTGCTTTGCTGTCGAGCAACGCACCATAAATAAGGCTCTCGGCATACTGAGGCAAGAGAACCTCCAATATGCTTTCCTCTGAAGGTTCAAATTCGTAGCTTGCCGTCTTCTTACCCGTCGCAAGATCCGTTAGCGGAAGTAATTTTTTTTCGGTTACTTCCTGAGCTATTGCGCTCACATAGTGGTTATAGAAGATGTACAGCTCATCAAACGTTTCATCGGTGAACATTTGCAGCGTCTGGTAGGTTAGATCCTTAACTTCCATGAAAGTCATCTCATCACTAATGCCGGTTTTTTCGGCGATGACTGGCACTCCACGTTTTTTGAAGAAGTCTCGGCATACTTTACCTACTGCGATGACAGCATACTCATCCGTTGATTTATGGCGCTTGTTGATTGCCTGATAAGCTCCTCTAAGTACGTTAACGTTAAATGCTCCTGCCAATCCGCGGTCAGATGTAATGACAACATATCCGGTCTTCTTCACCGGGCGCTTTTTTAGCATGGGGTGGGTCGCGTCGCTCGTGCCAAGCGCAACATTCGCTACAACTTCCTGTATTTTTTCCATATAAGGGACAAACGCCTTTGCACTGTTCTCCGCACGGTTTAATTTAGAAGCCGAAACCATTTGCTGGGCTTTTGTAATTTGGCTCGTTTTTTTATTCGAGTTGATCCTTGATTTTATATCCCGTAATGAGGCCAAAAGGTTTCACCACCTTATTTTTGCGTTCTCGTATTTTTTGAAAAGAGAGAAAAAGATCACTGCTTTTTCTCATCTTTTTAATTCAGTTCAGCTGCTAGGCGCAAACGTGTGTTTAAATGCCTCAATGGCTCCTTTGAACTCTGCATCTTCAGGAAGGTTTCCTGTCGTTTTGATCGATTCAAGAAGCCCTTTGTGATTTTGTTCAAGGAACATAAAGTATTCTTCTTCAAAGCGTTGAATATCGGCTACCGGAACGTCATCAAGGTATCCTCTTGTCAATGCATAAAGAATTGCAACCTGTTTCTCGACACGGAGCGGCTGATGCAATCCTTGTTTTAGAACTTCAACAGTACGCGCACCGCGATTCAGCTTCGCTTGGGTTGCTTTGTCCAAATCAGATCCGAACTGGGCAAAAGCTTCAAGCTCACGATATGATGCAAGGTCAAGACGCAAAGTACCGGCTACCTTTCTCATCGCTTTAACTTGTGCGGATCCTCCAACACGCGAAACTGAAAGTCCCGGGTTAACCGCTGGACGTACTCCTGAGAAGAACAAATCAGACTGAAGGAAGATTTGGCCGTCAGTAATCGAGATAACGTTTGTTGGAATATACGCCGAGATATCGCCAGCCTGTGTTTCAACGAACGGCAAGGCTGTCATAGACCCGCCGCCAAGTGAATCATTTAACTTGGCCGCACGCTCGAGTAAGCGGGAATGAAGATAGAAAACATCTCCAGGGAACGCTTCACGGCCTGGCGGGCGACGAAGAAGCAAAGAAAGTTCGCGGTAAGCATTCGCCTGTTTTGAAAGATCATCATAAATAACCAAAACATGCTTTCCGTTGTACATGAATTCTTCACCCATCGTTACCCCTGCATAAGGAGCAAGGAACAGCATCGGTGCTGGCTGGGATGCAGAAGCGGTTACGACGATTGTATAATCAAGGGCACCGTTTTTGCGTAATGTTTCTACAACACCTCGTACAGTCGATTCCTTTTGTCCGATTGCTACGTAGATACAGATCATATCCTGATCTTTTTGATTGAGGATCGTATCGATCGCTACAGATGTCTTACCTGTTTGGCGGTCTCCGATGATTAACTCACGCTGGCCGCGGCCGATTGGAATTAACGCATCGATAGATTTAATACCGGTTTGAAGCGGTTCGTGAACCGATTTACGCGCCATGACGCCAGGTGCTTTGCTTTCGATCGGGCGAGTTTTGCTCGTTAAGATCGGTCCCATGCCATCAACTGGCTGTCCAAGAGAGTTCACGACACGTCCGATGAGCTCCTCACCGACTGGAACCTCCATGATACGTCCTGTCCGTTTCACTTCGTCTCCTTCGCGAATTCCCTTGTAAGAACCGAGGATAACGATACCTACGTTTGACGTCTCAAGGTTTTGAGCGAGACCCATGACACCATTGGAAAACTCAACAAGCTCTCCTGCCATTACATGGTCTAATCCATGAACACGGGCAATACCGTCTCCGACTTGTATGACAGTACCTACATCATGAACTTCGATCTCTGATTGGTAATTTTCTATTTGCTGTTTAATTAACGCACTAATTTCTTCAGCTTTGATGCTCATTTAGGTTTCACCCCTTCTACGATATTTCTCCTGACAGCTGACGTTCGATACGGGCTAATTTGCCGCTGATACTGCCGTCATAGATTCGGTTTCCAATGCGGATTTTCACACCGCCTATTAAATCCGGATCGATCTCGTTGCGTACGCGAAGAGAGAAAACTCCGGCTTTTTTTGCAAAAACTTCAGATAGAGCGGTAAGCTCTTTTTCCTGTAACGGCTTTATTGAATAGACGATTGCATCTTCTCGTTCGCGAATCTTATTCGCAAGACTGGAGAAGTCCACGGCAAGCTCAGGAATTGCCCGTATTCTGTGGCGGTCTATCATTAAAAACAATGTGTTAAGAACCGGTTCAGATATGGCTGCAAACGACTTTTTGATCAGCGTTTTTTTTGATTCGGCGGAAACTTTAGGATTGAGTAACAGGTTTATTAGCTGATTTTCAGCCAAAAACACCTCTCTCACAACCTGAAGTTCTTCTTCAATTTCGTTTAAAGCAGAGCGTTTAAGCGCAATCTCAAACAAAGCAGTTGCGTATGGCTTGCTGATATCTGATCCGCTCATCGGCTTTCTCCGATTTCTTTCAGGTAATCCTGAATCAGCTGCTCTTGGGCTTGTTCATCAAGCTCTTTTTCAATAACCTTCGAGGCAACCAAGACAGACAAGGAAGCAACCTGTTCACGCAGCGCTGAAACTGCCTGCTCTCTTTCCTTGACAATCTCTTGTTTCGCTGATTCCTTTAAACGCTCTGATTCATTACGTGCTGCTTGGATAATCTCGCTTTTTTGCTGTTCACCCAGCTTTTTCGCATTCTCGATCAGGCTTTGAGACTCTGCTCTCGCCTTTTTCAAAAGCTCCTGCTGCTCTTCAATCATCTGCTTCGCTTCCGCATTTCGTTTTTCAGCGGACGTAATCTCGCTGGCAATATGATCCTCACGCTGCTTCATCACATTCAAAAGCGGCTTTAAAGCATATATTTTCAGCAGCCACAGCAATACCAAGAAGGCTGCTATTTGAAATAAGATATCTCCGCCGTTAAAATCTAACCCACCGGCTCCTAAAACCAAAGGTGCTTTTACCATCGTTCTAACGTCAACTCCCTTCCACAGTCTTAGCTGAATTCTATGGATTTCGATTTCATCATACATAAAGGAATGGCGAAGGTTCGCTTGGAATGTTCTTCGCCATCTCGTTTTTCATATAAGGCTTTCTTATAAAAAGAATGCAAGCAATGCGATAACCGCAGCAATAATCGGTACAGCTTCTACTAGAGCGACCCCGATAAACATTAACGTACGAAGTTGTCCCGCTGCTTCAGGCTGACGAGCAACTCCCTCAACTGTTTTTGATACGATAAGTCCGTTACCAATACCTGCACCTAGTGCAGCAAGTCCAATTGCAATTGCAGCTGCCAATAAATTCATTATAAAATCCTCCTTTAAATTATATCGATATATGGATATGGGTTTCTAATTAGTGGTCATGGCTCACTTTATGTGCCATATATACCATTGTTAACATGGTGAATACAAACGCCTGGATTGTTCCGATAAATAAACTGAATGCCATCCAAGCAAGGGTAAGCGGGAAAGAACCGATCGTTCCCAGCAAGCCAAGAAAAACGTTTTGAGTATAAAAATTAGTTGCAAGACCCGCAAGCAAGCCGAGCAGGATCTCTCCGGCAAATATGTTTCCATAAAGCCGCAATCCAAGAGTAAGAGTGTTTGCAAACTCTTCAATGATTTTCAATGGGAACAAAAATTTAATCGGGCTGAAATAATCTGAGAAATAGCCTTTTGCACCCTTCATTTTCACCCCGTAATAATGGGTCAAACAGACAACCATTACAGCAAGAGTTAAGGTTATCGCAGGGTCTGCCGTAGGTGATTTCCACCAAAGATTGTGGCCCTCGGTAATCGCCATTGGCAAGCCAAGCATGTTGGAGACAAATATGTACATAAGCAGTGTGACACCAAGTGCTAAAAAGTTTGCACCCGTCTTCCAATCCATCGTACTGCTGATAATGCTGCGAACGAAATCTATAATCCATTCCATCGCATTTTGCATACCTGTTGGACGCATGGCAAGTCTTCTTGTCCCAATTACCGCAATGATAAAGACAATAACGCTAGCCACTGTTATCATCAGGACATTCGACAAGTTAAATGTGAGTCCTAAAAACTCCCATGTCTGAGCTCCGTGTGTCAATGGGTATTCACCTCACTTTCGCCGATGAACGTTTTAGTTGGATAAAGGAATCTATCAAAATAACAGGATAAATCATCATCAATCCAACAATGACTGCCACCATGTTAAACTGATCTGAAAAGCGGTAGGCGATAGCTACTGCAATAACAGCATTCGCTATTCTGGCGGCAGAGCCAACAGACCTGAATGCCTTGCCGTTTTCTGCTGCTTGTCCAAAAGCCTTCATTCTTCTGACCAATAACCATAGATTCATCATGCTGAACACAGTTCCCAAAATGAGTCCCTGGAATTCGGTCTTGAACATTGTAAATCCAGCACCTAAAAAGCAGACTGCCAAAATAAAAAACAAATACTTAAGTTGTCTGCGAAGCATTAGGCTGGGATCGCTCATCTACTACTCAGTCTCCTGATGAAAATATTGTGTTTCTCCGGGGAATAGTCTGCAGGAAAAACCCTTACAGAAAAACCCAGATGAAGAATAAAGTGCTTTTAACAAAGGTGAAAATAAAACCAACCATCCAGCCATCTCCCCATAAAAGGCAGCAGCCACATTCGAAAGATTTAATAATAGGCCAAAAGCCATACGGATGATGAGGTTTATTCTCATAAAAAAGGGCATATACCAGGGGAGTTAAAGGGGGTATGAAAACCTTATCAAATTACCCTTGTTTAGCATACAATAGCGCCTATTGTATGTCAATCTGTTTAAAGTTAAAAAACCGTTCGCATCTAAAGGCTACACAGAATGTTCACATTTTTAGCAAAAACAGAATTGTACAAGTTCACTGCCTATTCTTTTTTGTGCGAACTACTTACAGGTAATGACATTGATCGAGACGTTCGACCCGATAATATCATTCTCCTAAATCATTTTAGAACATAAAAAAGAGAGACAGGCCAAGCCTCATCCCTCTAAATACCATCTTTTTCCCGTTACTTCGTTCCAAACATGCGGTCTCCTGCATCACCAAGTCCGGGAATGATGTATCCTTTTTCATTCAGCTTTTCATCGAGTGCTGCGATATAAATGTCAACGTCAGGGTGATACTTTTGAACTTCTTCTACACCTTCCGGGGCTGCAATTAAGCACATAAAGCGAAGATTTTTCGCTCCTCTTTTTTTCATGCTGTTCAAAGCTTCAACCGCAGATCCTCCTGTCGCAAGCATTGGATCGACAACGATAAATTCGCGTTCTTCGACGTCAGATGGAAGCTTGACGTAATATTCAATCGGCTTTAGCGTCTTAGGATCACGATAAAGTCCGACGTGGCCTACTTTCGCAGCAGGTATCAGCTTTAGAATGCCGTCAATCATTCCCAGCCCCGCTCTTAAAATCGGAACGACTCCCAGCTTCTTTCCGGAAATGACTCTGGATTTTGCCTTCTGAACCGGTGTTTGTACGTCCACCTCTTCCGTTGACAAATCTCTTGTTATTTCAAAAGCCATTAAAGTAGCAACTTCGTCCACCAATTCTCTGAATTCTTTTGTTCCCGTATTTACATCACGGATGTATGTAAGCTTATGCTGAATCAACGGATGATCAAACACATATACCTTTCCCACTATCCTTCACTCCTTCTTATTAAGCAGCAGGCCGCTCTCATCTTACACTTCAATTGATTCTACAAAAAAAGACAACAGTTTTCAACGATTGAGTGAAATAGGCATTTTTTTCTAAATAAAAACCTGATTTCCTTTTACAGAAATCAGGTTAATTTTCTTAATAATCAATTTCAGAATAAAGCGGGAATTTTTCTGTCAAAGACTCTACGCGTTGTGCAGCTTCTTTAAGTTTTTCTTCGTCTTCCGGATTTTTAAGGGCTAGTGAAATAATTGCCGCGATTTCATCCATCGCTTCTAAGTCAAAGCCTCTCGCTGTCACTGCAGCTGTTCCGATGCGAATTCCGCTTGTTACAAATGGGCTTTCCGGGTCAAAAGGTATTGTGTTTTTGTTTACGGTAATTCCAATCTCATCAAGCACATGTTCAGCAGTTTTTCCGGTAATGCCCAACGATCTGACATCAAGCAATACTAAATGGTTGTCCGTTCCGCCGGAAACAAGCTGGATTTCTTCTTTTAACAAAGCCTCTGCCAGTCTGTTCGCATTTTCAACGACTTGTTTTGAATAGTCTTTAAATTCGTTTGTTAATGCTTCTCCGAACGAAACTGCCTTTGCAGCAATAACGTGCATCAGCGGTCCGCCTTGGATTCCAGGGAAAATTGACTTATCAATCTTTTTGCCGAATTCTTCCTTACATAGGATCATGCCGCCGCGAGGTCCGCGCAATGTTTTGTGAGTAGTCGTTGTAACAAAGTGGGCATGAGGAACCGGGTTCGGATGAAGTCCTGTGGCGACAAGGCCGGCGATATGAGCCATATCAACCATAAAATACGCCCCAACTTCGTCTGCTATCTCACGGAATTTTTCAAAATCGATGACGCGTGGATAAGCACTTGCACCAGCAACAATCAATTTAGGTTTATGTTTAAGGGCTTTTTCACGGACATCCTGATAATCAATAATGTGGGTATCCTTGTCTACTCCGTATTCAATGAAGTTGTACTGTACACCGCTGAAATTAACAGGGCTGCCGTGTGTCAAATGTCCGCCGTGAGAAAGATTCATACCGAGCACTGTATCGCCAGGCTCTAAAATTGTAAAATATACTGCCATATTGGCTTGAGCGCCTGAATGAGGCTGAACATTTACATACTCTGCACCGAATATTTCCTTCGCACGATCTCTGGCAATATCCTCTACAACATCAACATATTCACAGCCGCCGTAATATCTTTTTCCGGGATATCCTTCGGCATATTTATTCGTTAAGACGGATCCTTGAGCTTCCATCACAGCCTCAGATACGAAGTTTTCAGAAGCAATCAATTCAATTTTAGACTGCTGGCGCTTACGCTCATTCTGAATCGATTGAAACACTTGCTTGTCTTGCTCAGGTAAATATTTCATATGCAAATTCCTCTCCTATCGACATCCGTGTTGTCATATTTTATTCCATAACTATTGTACATGTTTTTTCTGCAAAATGTAAAAGTTTTTTTAAAATAATTGCATTTTCAACCCCAAAACCGAATATTAGAATAAAATAAAATAATGATAGTTCGTTATTCAATAGGATCCAGCAAATTATTTCAAATAAACGGCTCGTTCACCGCCGATTAATTTCGGACGTGTTCGCGCCACGGTGAGGTGGGCGGATCCCAGTGAACGTACAGAAAGCCGGACCGGAACCGCTACATGTTTTAAATGCATGCCGATAAAGGTATCTCCAATGTCGATCCCAGCATCTGCCTGAATGTGCTCTACAAGAACCGGCTCATCCATGTTTTGATACGCATACGCAGCCATTGAACCTCCTGCGCGTTTAACAGGTATTGCAGAAACGACAGGGAGGTTTCTTGCAGCAGCTATTTTTTCTTCAACGACGATTGCACGGTTCAAATGCTCACAGCATTGAAAAGCGACTTCAACCCCAGTTTCCTTTTTCAGTTTGGCAAGCCCTTGAAAAATAATCTCCGCAATCTCTTCACTTCCGGAAGTCCCTATATGTTCTCCAGCTATTTCACTCGTACTGCATCCAATAACAATCAGCTGATTTTCCTTTAAGCTTGTCTTCTCCTGAAATTCATTGAGGATTAAAAGCCAATCCTGCTGCAGGTTTTGCATGCTCATCATCCTTTATAGGGTAGATTTTTCATAATCTGAAATTTTTTCAATTCTTTTGGAATGACGGCCACCGAGAAATTCTGTCGTTAGCCATATTTTAGCGATTTCCCTTGCAAGCCCAGGGCCAATTACTCGTTCGCCCAAGGCTAGAACATTCGTATCATTATGCTCTCTTGTTGCTTTTGCGCTGAACGTATCATGAGCAAGCGCACAACGAACACCGTTTACCTTATTCGCAGAAATGCTCATTCCGATCCCGGTTCCGCAAATTAAAATGCCTCTGTCCACTTCACCTGAAGCGACCTTATGCGCCACCGGAAATGCATAATCGGGATAATCGACGGAGCCCGAATTGCAATCACAGCCTATGTCCAAGTAATCGATCTTCATTTCTTTCATTAAATTAATGATTTCTTCACGTATATGAATGCCTCCGTGGTCAGAAGCAATGGCAACCTTCATGATTATGCTCTCCTTCTCCTCATGCTATTCACTTTCATTTTACCCTTCACGATCGTAATTTTAAAGCTATTCCTCTATCTTGCTAATGAGCTTCATGATGAGGTCCCTCAATTCATCACGAGTGCCTTGGTAGACGGATAAAGGTCCGCCAAATGGATCGGCAATATCACCTGGTTCATTATTGACATAGCCTTTTAACGAATAGATCTTTTCTTTATATTCGGCAAATTTTTTATAAAGTATTTCCTTGTGTTGCTCTGTCATCGTCAGAACAAGATCAGCCCATTCCATATTTTCTTCTGTTAGAGGAGATGTTTTATGGTTTAATGCGATGCTTTTTTCAAATAAAGCATCCATCGCTTGAATAGATGCCCTTCCTCCTTTAACAGCGAAAATCCCGGCAGATCGAACGGACGCATCTATATTTTTTTCCTCAACAACTGACTTAAATAAAGCTTCAGCCATCGGACTCCTGCAAGTATTGCCGGTACAAACGAACAATATATTCACTCCGATCACTCCTTTAACGATATTATATAGGAAAAAGCATTAAAACGATAACAACGTTGCATCAGGTTCTCTCCTGTTTCTTTTTTATATAAGAAAAAGCAGCCAATCCTATGATTCGCTGCGTTTAGATAGGCAATAATAATTTTAATCCAAAACCAAGCAATATGGCTCCTCCAAGGGCTTCACTATATGTACCAAAATGTTCCTGAACCTTTTTACCGATCAACAGCCCAAACCATGTCAGTACCATACTAAATAAGCCAAACATCAAAATCGTTAACAGCGGCTTTGTTCCATAGATCCCCAAGCTGAGACCAACAGAAAAGCTGTCCAAGCTTACACTAATGGCAAAAAGGAGCAATCCATATCCGGTAGGAGTAACGAAGGGAGCCTCGTCTTTTTTTAGTGAGGCATAGATCATCTGAACACCTAGAATCGCAAGCAACGCTCCGCCTATATATACAGCCACTTCACCTAGAACTCCTGACAAAAAATACCCGGCAGCCATGCCAAGCAGCGGCATTATAATATGAAACAGGCCGATGACTACTCCGATTCGAAAAATTTGCTGGAGCCGCAATTTAACCATTCCCATTCCAAGACCAATTGAGAAGGCGTCCATTCCAAGCGCAAACGCCACTATACATAATGTAAGTATTTCCCCCATCAAGAAGTCAATGTTCATCCGTAACCTCCTTGGACACACCTGTAACGATAGCTTATGCATGTCCAAGAAGAGATAGAACTTACTCCCCGAGGCTAAACCTAAAGCTGGAGCATTTTATTTCCTGCTGCTTTAAGAAGCCGATTCATAATCGCTTTTCCAACCCCTTCATCCGGAAAGCTTTCGGCTAAAAGGATATCAAGCTCATCATCATCAAAGCTTCGAAGCGTATCATATAAACTATAGGCTACGGTATCCAGCTTGCTCCGGCTGCCGCATGACTTAACCGAAGAAGCATTATATACAGATTCCCGCTCCTTTGTTGTTAATATTCCTACTCTCAGACCTTCCTGCCTATACCGGTCAGCAAGCTCTTGTATTTGCTCCGGTCTTCCATCAACAATTGTTAGCGGAGCTACCGGAGCATAGTGCCTATACTTCATCCCTGGAGAGATCGGCGCCTTTCTTTCATCCGTTAACGCCTCATCCATTCGCACCGGACCTGCTACTCTCTCCAGCTCCTCTTTCGTGATTCCACCGGGTCTTAAAATCACAGGTGCTTCGCCGATACAAGAAACAACCGTTGATTCAAGCCCCACTCCAGTTGGTCCGCCATCAATAATCCCGGCAATTTTTCCATCCAGATCATTCAATACATGAACAGCCTTTGTCGGACTCGGTTTTCCTGACAAATTCGCGCTTGGAGCGGCAATCGGCAGACCGCTTTGTTTAATGATTTCCATCGCAACGGGATGACTCGGCATTCGGACTGCTACTGTATCAAGCCCGGCAGTCACCTTTGTTGATAGCTTCCCCTGCTTGCAAGGGACCACAATTGTCAGCGGACCCGGCCAAAAGCTTTTGATAAGTTCTTCTGCGTATGGTTGAATATTTTCTGTGAATCGCTCGAGATCCTCTATTTTCGAGATATGGACAATAAGCGGGTTATCACTCGGACGCCCTTTCGCTTCATATATTTTCATGACCGCTTCCGTACTCATTGCATTAGCACCGAGGCCGTAAACCGTTTCTGTCGGAAAGGCAACTACCTCATTTTTTTGCAATAGCTGCGCAGCCTGTGAAATCTGTGAATAATTTGTGGATAAATCCTTTTTTGCATCCACAGTCCATTGCATCGTTTTCATTTTATCCAAAACTCCTCTAAATCTTTTAAAATACTCCTAGTTATATAAGCATTTT
This window of the Bacillus gobiensis genome carries:
- a CDS encoding manganese efflux pump MntP, with amino-acid sequence MNIDFLMGEILTLCIVAFALGMDAFSIGLGMGMVKLRLQQIFRIGVVIGLFHIIMPLLGMAAGYFLSGVLGEVAVYIGGALLAILGVQMIYASLKKDEAPFVTPTGYGLLLFAISVSLDSFSVGLSLGIYGTKPLLTILMFGLFSMVLTWFGLLIGKKVQEHFGTYSEALGGAILLGFGLKLLLPI
- the rpiB gene encoding ribose 5-phosphate isomerase B; its protein translation is MKVAIASDHGGIHIREEIINLMKEMKIDYLDIGCDCNSGSVDYPDYAFPVAHKVASGEVDRGILICGTGIGMSISANKVNGVRCALAHDTFSAKATREHNDTNVLALGERVIGPGLAREIAKIWLTTEFLGGRHSKRIEKISDYEKSTL
- a CDS encoding low molecular weight protein arginine phosphatase, translating into MNILFVCTGNTCRSPMAEALFKSVVEEKNIDASVRSAGIFAVKGGRASIQAMDALFEKSIALNHKTSPLTEENMEWADLVLTMTEQHKEILYKKFAEYKEKIYSLKGYVNNEPGDIADPFGGPLSVYQGTRDELRDLIMKLISKIEE
- a CDS encoding L-threonylcarbamoyladenylate synthase; this encodes MKTMQWTVDAKKDLSTNYSQISQAAQLLQKNEVVAFPTETVYGLGANAMSTEAVMKIYEAKGRPSDNPLIVHISKIEDLERFTENIQPYAEELIKSFWPGPLTIVVPCKQGKLSTKVTAGLDTVAVRMPSHPVAMEIIKQSGLPIAAPSANLSGKPSPTKAVHVLNDLDGKIAGIIDGGPTGVGLESTVVSCIGEAPVILRPGGITKEELERVAGPVRMDEALTDERKAPISPGMKYRHYAPVAPLTIVDGRPEQIQELADRYRQEGLRVGILTTKERESVYNASSVKSCGSRSKLDTVAYSLYDTLRSFDDDELDILLAESFPDEGVGKAIMNRLLKAAGNKMLQL
- a CDS encoding TIGR01440 family protein; translated protein: MQNLQQDWLLILNEFQEKTSLKENQLIVIGCSTSEIAGEHIGTSGSEEIAEIIFQGLAKLKKETGVEVAFQCCEHLNRAIVVEEKIAAARNLPVVSAIPVKRAGGSMAAYAYQNMDEPVLVEHIQADAGIDIGDTFIGMHLKHVAVPVRLSVRSLGSAHLTVARTRPKLIGGERAVYLK